A single genomic interval of Anopheles darlingi chromosome X, idAnoDarlMG_H_01, whole genome shotgun sequence harbors:
- the LOC125948080 gene encoding cytochrome P450 4d2-like, producing MVSLVALLLACWLVYCAVQAYRKRQHLHHIASQFSGPRPHWIFGNLLEYPHHDIPGIFEKMVQMHTDYGKDLFNWGLFNNHQLILCSAENVEKVAMAKKTQKSSIYEFIELWLGQGLLISKGEKWFQRRKIITPTFHFKILENFAEVFNREANVLVENLRQHANSGREFDIYEPVSLYALDSICATSMGVDISAQHDPTNQYVRDVKRMSELILLRIFHVLVSYPQVYWYLIPHAWEQRKLISRLHAFTDAVIQRRRKQLLSSKQTGGTVSFDMNEENLYSKRKETFLDLLLSVTIDGQPLSDLDIREEVDTFMFEGHDTTTSGIAFTFYQLAKHPDIQERLFQEIIDTLGPDYRTVPLTYSTLQNFKYLDMVVKESLRLLPPVSFIGRRLVEDLELNGVTVPAGTDITIPIYVIHRNPEVFPDPERFDPERFADESTQRRGPYDYIPFSIGSRNCIGQRFAMMEMKITLVRMVSHYRIHPGTTMHEVRLKTDLVLRPDKGIPVRLTTRR from the coding sequence ATGGTATCGCTTGTTGCGCTTCTCCTCGCCTGTTGGCTGGTGTACTGTGCTGTGCAGGCATACCGTAAGCGTCAACATCTCCATCATATTGCGAGCCAATTTAGCGGCCCACGCCCGCACTGGATCTTTGGCAATCTGCTCGAGTATCCACACCACGACATACCGGGCATCTTCGAGAAGATGGTGCAAATGCACACCGACTACGGGAAGGATCTGTTCAACTGGGGACTGTTCAACAATCACCAGTTGATCCTGTGCAGTGCGGAGAACGTGGAGaaggtggcgatggcgaagaagACGCAAAAGTCCTCGATTTACGAGTTCATTGAGCTGTGGCTGGGTCAGGGTTTGCTCATCTCGAAGGGCGAGAAGTGGTTCCAGCGGCGCAAGATCATCACGCCGACCTTCCACTTCAAGATACTGGAGAACTTTGCCGAGGTGTTCAACCGCGAGGCGAACGTACTGGTGGAAAACCTAAGGCAGCATGCAAACAGCGGACGGGAGTTTGACATTTACGAACCTGTCTCGCTGTACGCCTTGGATAGCATCTGTGCGACTTCGATGGGCGTTGATATTAGCGCCCAGCACGATCCGACTAACCAGTACGTGCGCGATGTGAAGCGCATGAGTGAGCTCATCCTCTTGCGCATCTTTCATGTGTTGGTGTCTTACCCACAAGTGTACTGGTACTTAATCCCGCATGCCTGGGAACAGCGAAAGCTGATCAGCCGGCTGCACGCCTTCACCGATGCCGTCATTCAACGACGCCGCAAACAACTGCTGAGCAGTAAACAGACCGGTGGCACCGTCTCCTTTGATATGAACGAGGAGAATCTGTACTCGAAGCGCAAGGAAACGTTTCTGGATCTGCTACTCAGTGTGACCATCGACGGACAGCCGCTCAGTGATCTGGACATACGCGAGGAGGTGGATACGTTCATGTTCGAGGGACatgacaccaccacctcgggcATCGCTTTTACCTTCTATCAACTCGCCAAGCATCCCGACATCCAGGAGCGTCTATTCCAAGAGATTATCGATACCCTTGGACCGGACTACCGTACCGTTCCTCTGACCTACAGCACGCTCCAGAACTTTAAgtacctggacatggtagtgAAGGAGTCACTGCGCCTGCTACCACCGGTCTCGTTCATCGGGCGCAGGTTAGTGGAGGATCTCGAGCTGAACGGAGTGACCGTACCCGCCGGCACTGACATCACCATACCGATATACGTGATCCACCGCAATCCCGAGGTGTTCCCGGATCCGGAGCGTTTTGATCCGGAACGCTTTGCCGACGAGAGCACGCAACGCCGCGGACCGTACGATTATATTCCCTTTAGCATTGGCTCGCGGAACTGTATCGGCCAGCGGTTTGCgatgatggagatgaagaTCACCCTCGTTCGGATGGTCTCCCACTATCGGATACATCCGGGCACCACTATGCACGAGGTACGCCTGAAGACGGACCTGGTGCTGCGCCCGGACAAGGGTATACCGGTTCGGCTTACCACAAGACGATAG